The sequence CGCACCCTCGGCTTCGACCGCACCCGGCCCTGGCCCGACCTCGGCCGGGGCGCGGCGATCGCGGCGGTGATCGGCAGTACCGGCATCGCCTTCTACCTGGCCGCGCGGGGCCTCGGCTTCAACCTCACCGTGGTGCCCGAGGCGCTGCCCGGCGTGTGGTGGAAGTACCCGGTGCTGATCCTGTCCGCGGTGCAGAACGCGGTCCTCGAAGAGGTCATCGTCGTCGGCTATCTGCTGCGCAGGCTGGGCCAGTTGGGCTGGGCGCCGGGGACCGCGCTGGTGGCCGGCGCGGTCCTGCGCGGCTCGTACCACCTCTACCAGGGCGTCGGCGGTTTCCTCGGCAACCTGGCGATGGGCGTGGTGTTCGTCTGGCTCTACCGCCGCTGGGGCCGGGTCGGACCGCTGGTCGTCGCCCACTCGCTGCTCGACATCGGCGCGTTCGTCGGATACGCGCTCCTCGCGGGCAGGGTGGGCTGGCTGCCGACGGCCTGAGGCGGTCTCCGGTCACACGTCCGGGCCGGCGTGCAGCTCGCCCTCGACGACGGTGACCGCGCGGCCGGTGAGCAGGGTGCGTTCGCCACGCGCTCCGGTGCGCACCAGGCCGGTGCGGGGGGACGCCTGGAGGCCGGTGAGGTCGGCGCGGCCGAGGCGGGCGGACCAGTGCGGGGCGAGCGCGGTGTGGGCGCTGCCGGTGACGGGGTCCTCGTCGATGCCGACGTTCGGGAAGAAGCAGCGGGAGAGGTAGTCGTAGCCTCCCGCGGGGTCGTCGGCGCGGGCGGTGGCGATGATGCCGCGCGCGGAGTACACGGCGAGCGCCTTGTGGTCCGGGGCCAGGCCGCGCACGGTCTCCTCGTCCGCCAGCTCCACCAGCAGGTCACCGACGTCCGCCCCGGTGTCGAAGGCGGCGACCGGCTCCGCGCCCAGCGCCTCGGCGACCCCGTCCGGCACGTCGACGGGGGTGAGCGGCGCGGTCGGGAAGTCGAGGGTGATCGCGCCGTCCGCGGCGGGCGTGGCGACGAGCACGCCGCTGCGGGTGGCGAACCGCACCGGGCCCTCGTGCGCGCCGGTCGTGTGCAGCACATGTGCCGTGGCCAGCGTGGCGTGCCCGCACATCGCCACCTCGGTGACCGGCGTGAACCAGCGCAGCGCCCAGTCGGCGTCGCCGCCTGCGGGCAGCCGGTGCGCGAAGGCCGTCTCGGCGTGATTGACCTCCATGGCGATGTTCTGCATCCAGCCGTCGGCCGGGAAGCCGTCGCCGTCCAGGAGGAGCACGCCGGCGGGGTTGCCCGCGAAGGGCCGGTCGGTGAAGGCGTCCACGATTCGAATCCGCATCCCCCGAAGCTAGCGGCTCCACAGCCCTCCGGACCAAGGCCAATTCAGGAGTGCCGGCCCGCTTCACGCCGTCCGTCGCCACCGGGGTGCGAGCGGCGGGGCGCGGTCAGTCGCCGATGGCCGCCCGGTAGCCGGCGGCGTCGAGGAGCTTGTCCAGCTCGGACGTGTCCGACGGCCTGAGCTTGAAGATCCAGGCCTCGTACGGCCCCTCGTTGATGAGCTCCGGGCTGTCGGTCAGCTCCTCGTTCACCGCGATCACCTCGCCGCCGACCGGCGCGTAGAAGTCCGACGCGGCCTTCACCGACTCGACGACACCGGCGGGGTCACCGGCCGCGAAGACCTTGCCGACCTCCGTCAGCTCCACGAACACCACATCGCCGAGCGCGCGCTGGGCGTGATCGCTGAGCCCGGTCGTCACCGTGCCGTCCGCCTCCAGCCGAGCCCATTCGTGGCTCTCGGCGAACCGCAGGTCAGCAGGGATGTTTGGCATGCTCACTCCTCATCCGTCCCTTTTGCGTGGCCGACTCAGCATGCCCGACGCGGACGAGGTTCGAGCGGATTGACCTGTGACAGTGATCGTTGATCGATTGCCAGCGAAGGATGATCAACGCTAGTTTGTGCCATCGCAGGTTGATCATTCGGCGTACAGGTGGGCGGGGGACGTGGTGGGGGCATCTCTTGGCGTGTTCGAAGCGGCTGCCCTCACGTCCTTTGACCTGGCCTTTTCCGTCAATGGGGCGCTCGTACGTCGATCGCTTGGGTCTAGCTGGGATACGCCGTTCGAGGCTGTGGACCCGGTGCGGGAGTTCAGCTGGCACAAAGGCGGTCACGGGTTCGCCGGCTCGTACTACTCGGCGACGCTGCGGGATCACGTGGGCTACGAGTCGTGGCTGGAGCGGGACCGACTGATCTTGCTGGACCGTGATCCTCAGGTGGTTGCGATCGCCTCGCAGCCGTTCTGGCTGCACTGGCACGACGGCACACGCAAGCGCCGGCATGCCCCTGACTACTTCGTCCGGCTGTCCGACGGACGAGCCCGTGTCGTTGACGTCCGTGCTGCGGACGAGATGGACGGGGCGACGCGACAGGCGTTCGAGGCGACCGAGCATGCCTGCAGGGCCGTGGGATGGGAGTTCGAGCGGGTCGGGCGGCCCGAGCCGGTGTTCATGGCGAACATCCGCTGGCTGTCCCGATACCGGCGGGTCCGCTGCGGCCGACCGGTGGCGGTGAGGAATGGCCTCTTGGAGGTCTTCCGCGAACCGATGGGGCTATGGGAGGGCGCTGGGCTGGTCGGAG is a genomic window of Streptomyces sp. WP-1 containing:
- a CDS encoding CPBP family intramembrane glutamic endopeptidase, yielding MKVAAGLGDGLELEQRTRRILRDETILVLALSLGASGVSALISFIGSVTKPGGLKDQAATLNASAAPGRPWLDLAWQLFGIATALVPVALVAHFLLREGGSLRTLGFDRTRPWPDLGRGAAIAAVIGSTGIAFYLAARGLGFNLTVVPEALPGVWWKYPVLILSAVQNAVLEEVIVVGYLLRRLGQLGWAPGTALVAGAVLRGSYHLYQGVGGFLGNLAMGVVFVWLYRRWGRVGPLVVAHSLLDIGAFVGYALLAGRVGWLPTA
- a CDS encoding PhzF family phenazine biosynthesis protein, whose translation is MRIRIVDAFTDRPFAGNPAGVLLLDGDGFPADGWMQNIAMEVNHAETAFAHRLPAGGDADWALRWFTPVTEVAMCGHATLATAHVLHTTGAHEGPVRFATRSGVLVATPAADGAITLDFPTAPLTPVDVPDGVAEALGAEPVAAFDTGADVGDLLVELADEETVRGLAPDHKALAVYSARGIIATARADDPAGGYDYLSRCFFPNVGIDEDPVTGSAHTALAPHWSARLGRADLTGLQASPRTGLVRTGARGERTLLTGRAVTVVEGELHAGPDV
- the gcvH gene encoding glycine cleavage system protein GcvH produces the protein MPNIPADLRFAESHEWARLEADGTVTTGLSDHAQRALGDVVFVELTEVGKVFAAGDPAGVVESVKAASDFYAPVGGEVIAVNEELTDSPELINEGPYEAWIFKLRPSDTSELDKLLDAAGYRAAIGD
- a CDS encoding TnsA-like heteromeric transposase endonuclease subunit is translated as MFEAAALTSFDLAFSVNGALVRRSLGSSWDTPFEAVDPVREFSWHKGGHGFAGSYYSATLRDHVGYESWLERDRLILLDRDPQVVAIASQPFWLHWHDGTRKRRHAPDYFVRLSDGRARVVDVRAADEMDGATRQAFEATEHACRAVGWEFERVGRPEPVFMANIRWLSRYRRVRCGRPVAVRNGLLEVFREPMGLWEGAGLVGDRLQVLPVLFHLLWSGALRTDLAGGLMESDSLVWTEGIRWAA